The Clostridium cylindrosporum DSM 605 genomic interval AGGGGCTTTCTTTGTATCCTCCTTCTTTTTCACCTCAGTTTCTTTAGTCTTATTTATTGAAGGGGCTGCCTTTAAGTTACTAAATCCAACAACCCCCATAGGTATGCCAATCATCAAAAAAGCAATCAACCCTAGAAACATCAATATTTTCTTCAATATAACACCTCCCATTTTCATGCCTTGTTTAATAATATATTTTTGTTTACATATATTTATTACTGCTTTCTAACTTTCATCATTTAAATATATTAATATAAAAAATTTATATTTTTCACTTTACATGTATTTAAACAGTCTTTTGTGTTCATAATTACCAATGTACATATTTAAGGGGGGTTAATCATGAAAAAAATTATTATCTCATTAATTCTTATCTTTTCTTTATTTAATGTTATAAGCACTCGTGCATATTCTAGGGTAGATTCCCTTGAAAATCTAATATCTCATTCAAGTAGCAAAATAATAAAAAAAGAAGTTTTTAGTTATGGCCATTTTTATTCAAATGTAAGTAATAAAGATATATTAACAGCATTTATTCAGGATAATTTTAAGGACAAGACCTTTTCATTATTAGAATCTGATTCATCAATAGTTGGTGAGTATAAATCCTCAATAAATCCTATTACTATTACAGTATCTACATCAAAAAATTCTAAAACTTCAAAATATATTTCTGTTTTTTATTCACATAATATGACCCATGAGAATATTATTAATTTAAGGGAAAATATTCGTAAGATGATACTTACCTTTGACAAGAATGCAAAGGTGTCATCCCAAATTGTAGGAAAAATTAATAAGAACCTAAGTAAAGATGAAATAAAATCTCTCATTTCTTCTATGCTTTCAAACTCATCTGTAAGTTTTAATAAGGACTACGAAGATTCTTCAGTTAGCTTTTCAGGTTTTACAAATGATTTACATGAATCTATTAGCGTTAACGGAAAGAATATAAACCTTCAAGCCTCCGGTAAATACTCTAAAACAGATAAATGTACTTACATATGGGTTGGTAGCCCTATTATTTCAACTGAGTATTAATTGAATGGAGGAATTATTATGAATAAAATATTAGTTAAAGGTGGCAATACTCTTAAAGGAAAAATCAAGGTAGGGGCTGCAAAAAACTCAGTACTTCCTATTATTGCAGCTACTCTTCTTAGTGATAAAAAATGTACATTTACAGATGTACCACTGTTAAATGATGTTTATGTTATAACTGATGTTTTAAAGTCATTAGGAGCAGATGTTAATATTGATCCTGCAACTTGCAAACTTGAAATATGTTGTAACAATATACTATCTCTTGAACCAAGCCCTGATCTTGTTGGTAAAATGCGTGCTTCTTTTTTGGTTATGGGTCCTCTACTTGCAAGATATGGAAGAGTTAGAATTTCTCTTCCTGGAGGCTGTAATATAGGAACAAGACCAATCGACCTTCACCTTAAGGGACTTTCTACCCTTGGAGCAGAAATAGAAACAGGATATGGATTTGTAGAAGCTAAGTGCACCCGTCTACGTGGTGCTAATGTTTACCTTGACTTCCCATCTGTTGGTGCAACAGAAAATATAATGGTAGCCGCTTGTCTTGCTGAAGGTGAAACAATAATACAAAATGCAGCTGAGGAGCCAGAAATAGTAGACCTTGCAAATTTCTTAAATAGTATTGGATGTAAAGTAACTGGTGCAGGAAGTGATAGCATCAAAATTGAAGGTGTTGAATCATTAAATGAAACAAATCATATATTCATTCCAGATAGAATAGAGGCTGGAACATTTATGGTAGCATCTGCAATAACAGGTGGTGACGTTGTTGTAGAAAATGTTGTACCAGACCACATTCGACCTGTTATAGCAAAACTTCAAGAAGCTGGTGTTCAGGTACTTGAAGGACACAATAAGGTACGCGTTATATCTAACGGAGTAATTAGTCCAGTTGATATAAAAACACTCCCATACCCAGGTTTCCCAACTGATATGCAGTCACAACTTATGGCTCTAATGAGTATAGCAAATGGAACATCTATATTTACTGAAACAGTTTTCGAAAACAGATTTATGCATGTTAATGAATTTAGAAGAATGGGAGCTGATATTAAGATAGATGGTAGACTTTCAATTGTTAAAGGAAGCAGTGTTTTAACAGGAGCTGATGTTAAAGCAACTGACCTTAGAGCAGGAGCTGCATTAATCCTTGCTGGACTATTTGCTAAAGGTGAAACTACAATATCTGATATATATCATATTGAAAGAGGATATGTTGATATAGTAGGTAAGCTTCAAGGAATTGGGGCAAATATAGAGAAAATTAAAGTATAGTATGTAGGGGTAGTGCTCACGCAAGTAGTGTAGCCTCACATAACAACATTTAATTGAACCTCTGTTGAAAGTGATTTCTTTTTAAGTTGAAGTTCTCATTGATTCTCTTGTTGTTTATCAAACATAATTAATTCCTTCAGAAATTATTATATATTTGGTGTAAACATATATTTCAGTAGTCTTTTTGTTAGATTAGAAACTCTGTGAAATGGTCTCGTCGCTTTAGATATAGACAACACACCATTTCAAGACTACTAGCTTTCATTAGAAGTCATGCAATCAAAAGGCTGTTGACAACATTGTCAACAGCCTTTAAATAATTTAGTGATTATAACTAGAAGCTTGTATTCTCGCCATTGCACGCTTTAGCGCAAATTCTGCTCTAGATATATCTACATTATGATCATTTTTCTTATTTTGAAGTCTAGTTTCAGCTCTTTTCTTAGCTTCATTAGCTCTTTCAACATCTATTTCCTGTGGCCATTCAGCTGCGTCAGCAAGGATAATACCCTTGTTGTTTGCAAACTGGATAAATCCACCTGAAAGACTTGCAACTTTTTCCTTACCATTTTGGACTATTTTAATAACCCCAGGAACAAGCCCTGTTACATAGGGAATATGATTTGCAAGGATTTGAACTTTTCCATTTAGAGTCGTTAAGTTAATAGACTCTACTTCTCCTACAAAGAATTTCTTCTCTGGAGTAACTATTTCTATTTCAAATTTTGCCATTATATCACCCCTAGACTATGCCATAGCCTTAGCTTTTTCTACAGCTTCTTCGATAGAACCAACAAATAGGAATGCTCCCTCTGGAATGCTATCATGCTTTCCTTCAAGTATTTCCTTAAATCCTCTTATAGTTTCCTTTATAGGAACATACTTACCTTCAAAACCAGTAAATTGCTCAGCAACGCTAAATGGTTGTGATAGGTATCTTTGTATCTTTCTAGCTCTTGAAACTACTAGCTTATCATCTTCTGATAATTCATCGATACCAAGAATCGCTATAATATCTTGTAGTTCTTTGTATCTTTGAAGTATGTTTTTAACTCTTTGAGCTACTTCATAGTGTTCTTCACCAACTATTCTAGGATCTAGAATTCTTGATGTTGATTCTAGTGGATCAACCGCTGGATAAATACCAAGCTCTGATATTGATCTTGATAGAACCGTTGTTGCATCAAGGAATGCAAATGTTGTTGCTGGTGCTGGGTCAGTTAAGTCGTCCGCTGGAACGTAAACAGCTTGAACTGATGTGATTGAACCATTTTTTGTAGTTGTGATTCTTTCTTGAAGAGCACCCATTTCAGTTGCAAGTGTTGGTTGATATCCAACCGCTGATGGAATTCTACCTAGTAGGGCAGAAACCTCTGAACCTGCTTGTGAGAATCTAAATATATTATCTATAAATAGAAGTACGTCTTGACCTTGGTCTCTAAAGTATTCAGCCATTGTAAGACCAGTTAGAGCAACTCTCATTCTAGCTCCTGGTGGTTCATTCATTTGTCCAAATACTAGTGCAGTCTTAGATATAACTCCCGATTCCTTCATTTCATAGTAAAGGTCATTACCTTCTCTTGTTCTTTCCCCAACACCTGTGAATACTGAAAGTCCACCGTGTTGCTTTGCAATGTTGTTAATAAGCTCTTGGATAAGAACTGTTTTACCAACTCCCGCTCCACCAAATAGTCCTATTTTTCCACCTCTTTGGTATGGTGCAAGTAAGTCAACTACCTTAATTCCTGTTTCGAACATTTCAGGTGCAACTGATTGTTCATCAAATGACGGAGCTGGTCTATGTATAGGATAAAGCTCCTTAGCCCCAACTTCTCCCGCATTATCAATAGGCTGTCCAAGAACGTTGAATAGTCTTCCAAGTGTAGCCTCTCCAACTGGAACTGATATTGGCTTTCCTGTATCAACAGCTTTCATTCCTCTTACAATACCTTCAGTAGCCTCCATACTAACAGTTCTTACAACGTCGTCTCCGATATGTTGCATAACTTCTGTTATGATCTTTTGGTCACCGTTTTCAATAGTAATGGCATTGTATATTTCAGGAAGATGGCCATCTTCAAACTTTATGTCCATAACAGGTCCTATTACTTGAGTTATTTTTCCCACATTTTGTGCCATGTTCTCCCTCCTTAGTCGTGAAGAGCCTCTGCTCCACCTACTATTTCCGTGATTTCTTGTGTTATACTACTTTGTCTTGCTCTATTAAACTGTAATTTCAGCTTATCAATAAGCTCGTCAGCGTTCTTCGTAGCATTATCCATTGCAGACATTCTACTACTATACTCACTAGCTATTGCATTAACAACTGCATAAAACATTGTAGTATTAATATATTTCGGTACTATATAATCGAATATCTCAGCAGCTGATGGTTCAAAAATAGCTTCAGAACCCTTTGCTCCTTCTTCTTTTTCCATTGGTAGAACCTTTAAAAATTCTACTGTTTGCTTAACTGGTGAATGGAACTTTGTATATACAACATATACATTTGATGCTTCACCCTGTTCAAAGGCCTTTATTGCAGGTCTTATAATTTCAACACAATCCTTATAGGAAGGTGTTGGTCCAAGCTCTACATACTCTGCCATAGTATCAAAGTTTCTTAAAGAGAAAAATGTACGGGCTTTTTGTCCTACAGTTATTAAAGATACATTTTTACCTTCTACTGCTCTTACAGTTTCAGAGAATATATTAGTGTTATAACCTCCACAAAGTCCTGAATCTGAGCCTATAACAATGTATATATCCTTTTTACCTTCTACTGCATTAAAATACTTTGAAGATGCAACTTCTGATGAAAGGGCAATACCCTTTACAGCAGATTCAAATTTTTCAAAGTAAGGAGTAGTTCCTTCTGCTCTTTCTCTAATTTTTCTAAACTTTGCTGTGGCAACAAGTCCCATAGCCTTTGTAATCTTACGGGTGCTAGTTACAGATTTTATTCTTCTTTTTAAATCAAGTAATCCTGCTCCAGCCAAGGTAACACCTCCTTGTTGCCTTATTTAAAGATTTTCTTAAATTCGTCAAGTGTAGTATTTAGTAAGTTTTTAACTTCATCGTCTAAAGACTTTTTATCTAGAATTGTAGTTAAAAGTTCTGACTTATGAACTCTTACATATTCTAAGAATTCCTTTTCAAATCTTCTAACTTCTTCAACTGCTATGTCCTTTAAGAAGTTGTTTACAGCAGCATATAGAATTACTATTTGCTCTTCAACTGGCATTGGCTTATATTGATCTTGCTTTAGAACTTCTATTAGTCTTTGACCCTTTTCGATTCTTTCCTTTGAATCCTTATCAAGGTCTGAACCAAACTGAGCAAATGCAGCAAGTTCTCTATATTGTGCAAGCTCAAGTCTAAGTGAACCTGAAACTTGTTTCATTGCTTTAATTTGCGCTGATCCACCAACACGGGATACAGATATACCAGCATTTATAGCTGGTCTAACTCCTGAGAAGAATAAATCTGACTCTAGGAATATCTGACCATCTGTTATAGATATAACGTTTGTTGGTATATATGCGGTAACGTCTCCAGCTAGAGTTTCGATTATAGGAAGTGCAGTAATTGACCCTCCACCTATATCATCTGATATTCTAGCTGATCTTTCTAGTAGTCTTGAGTGAAGATAGAATACATCTCCAGGGAATGCTTCACGTCCTGGTGGTCTTCTAAGTAGTAGAGACATTGTTCTGTATGCAACAGCGTGCTTAGATAAATCATCATATACTATAAGAACGTCCTTTCCTGCATACATAAATTCCTCAGCCATACTTACTCCAGCAAATGGTGCTAGGTATTGAAGTGGTGCAGCCTCTGATGCAGATGCTGAAACAACTATTGAATAATCCATAGCTCCTCTTTCTTCTAGAGTATTAACTATATGAGCAACAGTTGATTGCTTTTGACCGATTGCAACATAAACACATATACAATCCTTACCCTTTTGGTTAATAATAGTGTCAATTGCAACAGCTGTTTTACCAGTTTGTCTATCACCGATAATAAGCTCTCTTTGACCACGTCCAATAGGAGTCATAGAGTCAATCGCCTTTATACCTGTTTGTAGTGGTACATTAACTGACTTTCTATAAATAACCCCTGGTGCAACAACTTCTACAGGTCTTGTTTTATCTGTTTTTATAGGACCTTTTCCGTCTATTGCTTGACCTAGTGAGTTAACAACTCTTCCTATCATAGCTTCTCCAACAGGAACTTCAACAACTCTTCCTGTTCTTTTTACTATGTCACCTTCTTTAATTCCCTTTTCTGAACCAAATAGCACGGCACCTACATTACTTTCTTCAAGGTTTAGAGCCATCCCAAAAACTTCTCCTGGGAACTCTAAAAGCTCTCCTGCCATGCATTTTTCAAGACCGTAAACTCTTGCAATACCGTCTCCAATATTGATTACAGTACCTGTATCTACAGACTCAAGCTTATTTTCATAGTTTGAGATCTGTGACTTAATGATTGAACTTATTTCATCAGGTCTTATACTCATGCTCTCACCTCGCCACCTTGTTTCATTACTTCTTTTTGTATCTTTTCAAGGCTACCCTTTATAGTTCCGTCGAATACTTCGTCGTCTATCTTAAGATAAACCCCACCTATTACACTTTCATCAATAAAGTTTTCAACCTTAATCTTTAAGTTATACTTAGCTGAAAGCTTTGATTCAAGATTCTCAATTTCCTCAGTTGT includes:
- a CDS encoding YwmB family TATA-box binding protein, with protein sequence MKKIIISLILIFSLFNVISTRAYSRVDSLENLISHSSSKIIKKEVFSYGHFYSNVSNKDILTAFIQDNFKDKTFSLLESDSSIVGEYKSSINPITITVSTSKNSKTSKYISVFYSHNMTHENIINLRENIRKMILTFDKNAKVSSQIVGKINKNLSKDEIKSLISSMLSNSSVSFNKDYEDSSVSFSGFTNDLHESISVNGKNINLQASGKYSKTDKCTYIWVGSPIISTEY
- the murA gene encoding UDP-N-acetylglucosamine 1-carboxyvinyltransferase; translated protein: MNKILVKGGNTLKGKIKVGAAKNSVLPIIAATLLSDKKCTFTDVPLLNDVYVITDVLKSLGADVNIDPATCKLEICCNNILSLEPSPDLVGKMRASFLVMGPLLARYGRVRISLPGGCNIGTRPIDLHLKGLSTLGAEIETGYGFVEAKCTRLRGANVYLDFPSVGATENIMVAACLAEGETIIQNAAEEPEIVDLANFLNSIGCKVTGAGSDSIKIEGVESLNETNHIFIPDRIEAGTFMVASAITGGDVVVENVVPDHIRPVIAKLQEAGVQVLEGHNKVRVISNGVISPVDIKTLPYPGFPTDMQSQLMALMSIANGTSIFTETVFENRFMHVNEFRRMGADIKIDGRLSIVKGSSVLTGADVKATDLRAGAALILAGLFAKGETTISDIYHIERGYVDIVGKLQGIGANIEKIKV
- the atpC gene encoding ATP synthase F1 subunit epsilon, yielding MAKFEIEIVTPEKKFFVGEVESINLTTLNGKVQILANHIPYVTGLVPGVIKIVQNGKEKVASLSGGFIQFANNKGIILADAAEWPQEIDVERANEAKKRAETRLQNKKNDHNVDISRAEFALKRAMARIQASSYNH
- the atpD gene encoding F0F1 ATP synthase subunit beta, with the protein product MAQNVGKITQVIGPVMDIKFEDGHLPEIYNAITIENGDQKIITEVMQHIGDDVVRTVSMEATEGIVRGMKAVDTGKPISVPVGEATLGRLFNVLGQPIDNAGEVGAKELYPIHRPAPSFDEQSVAPEMFETGIKVVDLLAPYQRGGKIGLFGGAGVGKTVLIQELINNIAKQHGGLSVFTGVGERTREGNDLYYEMKESGVISKTALVFGQMNEPPGARMRVALTGLTMAEYFRDQGQDVLLFIDNIFRFSQAGSEVSALLGRIPSAVGYQPTLATEMGALQERITTTKNGSITSVQAVYVPADDLTDPAPATTFAFLDATTVLSRSISELGIYPAVDPLESTSRILDPRIVGEEHYEVAQRVKNILQRYKELQDIIAILGIDELSEDDKLVVSRARKIQRYLSQPFSVAEQFTGFEGKYVPIKETIRGFKEILEGKHDSIPEGAFLFVGSIEEAVEKAKAMA
- the atpG gene encoding ATP synthase F1 subunit gamma; translated protein: MAGAGLLDLKRRIKSVTSTRKITKAMGLVATAKFRKIRERAEGTTPYFEKFESAVKGIALSSEVASSKYFNAVEGKKDIYIVIGSDSGLCGGYNTNIFSETVRAVEGKNVSLITVGQKARTFFSLRNFDTMAEYVELGPTPSYKDCVEIIRPAIKAFEQGEASNVYVVYTKFHSPVKQTVEFLKVLPMEKEEGAKGSEAIFEPSAAEIFDYIVPKYINTTMFYAVVNAIASEYSSRMSAMDNATKNADELIDKLKLQFNRARQSSITQEITEIVGGAEALHD
- the atpA gene encoding F0F1 ATP synthase subunit alpha, translated to MSIRPDEISSIIKSQISNYENKLESVDTGTVINIGDGIARVYGLEKCMAGELLEFPGEVFGMALNLEESNVGAVLFGSEKGIKEGDIVKRTGRVVEVPVGEAMIGRVVNSLGQAIDGKGPIKTDKTRPVEVVAPGVIYRKSVNVPLQTGIKAIDSMTPIGRGQRELIIGDRQTGKTAVAIDTIINQKGKDCICVYVAIGQKQSTVAHIVNTLEERGAMDYSIVVSASASEAAPLQYLAPFAGVSMAEEFMYAGKDVLIVYDDLSKHAVAYRTMSLLLRRPPGREAFPGDVFYLHSRLLERSARISDDIGGGSITALPIIETLAGDVTAYIPTNVISITDGQIFLESDLFFSGVRPAINAGISVSRVGGSAQIKAMKQVSGSLRLELAQYRELAAFAQFGSDLDKDSKERIEKGQRLIEVLKQDQYKPMPVEEQIVILYAAVNNFLKDIAVEEVRRFEKEFLEYVRVHKSELLTTILDKKSLDDEVKNLLNTTLDEFKKIFK